In the genome of Fusarium graminearum PH-1 chromosome 2, whole genome shotgun sequence, the window GTGAAGATGCACAGCACCTTAACAACATATTATGCACTTGGTAATATGTATCTTTACTGTACCTGAATATAACTAACAATAAGCTTTAAAAGAAGCTTTTTGATCTTTGTCGTAACGGATCTTGACAAGCCACCCCTGACAAGACGAGGTACAGAGTGGCGTTACCCTTGTGTTAGTAGATGTTCAGCCACAAAACTACCCATCCGTGCAGCTGAAAGAAGCAGAGGAATACCATTGGAATGCAGGCGGGTATTTTTAGTGCAGGGTTCATTCGAGACCTTGGCCTATGTCCTTTTCAGGAAAGTGTGCTCGTAGCTCATTAATTCATTGAATTACCGGTTGCAAGGCAGTCACGCAGTCTAGTCAAGGTTGCCCACGAGGCGTTAGGCTGTCTAGTACCTGTGCCGTATCTTCCTTTCACTCGCTTTCTCAGCCGCATGCTTGACGTCAAAagttctccttctctcacAAACGTCAACATAGATAAATCGTGACCGTTCATCTCACAGTCCTGTTCCCTTTGATAGTGGATCATTGGCGGCCATTCATCGCGAAAACAATGACCCAAACTCCTTACCATGGTGGTGACCACCACCCGCCGCCCCTGtttgttgctgagcttgacagcCAGCCTGGACGTCCCAGTGATGCACCATCCCACCATGGACCTGACGGAACACCTATATTTGAGATGGCGAGCGAGCCAGTGCCTGCACAACAACCGCAGACTCAGACTCCTGGCGAGAACCACTCCAGTCCGCCCGATGAGTGGCCGGCACCTCTGAAGAGCCCAGGTATGCCCAATACCAAATCACAGGGAGGGACCAAGGACGAGCCAAGCAAGGATGCGTCTGCTACGTCTCAACCCGTCATGGCTAATCCCTGGGCATACTTTGGACCCGAGTCACCAGAGAACAAGTTCAAAGAACCGCAGGCCGAAGGCCGTCGTCCTTCCGCGCCTGTGTACAAACCTTATCCTGGCAATAGCGAAACATGTCCACCAGAGGTCCCTCAGAGCACACGTCCGTCTGCCAATGTTTCAACTCCCGATCTCACAAGTGGTAGCAACACCTTCTATCCTGCGCCGCTCAAGCTTGCCCATCGTCCTGCCAAACCGGCCTCTCCTCCAGCCTTTAAGCCCTATGCTCCCCCAGAGTCACAGGATACATCAGATCTACTGCCCAAGCCTTTGAACAGGCCTGACAGGACCAATACGCAGTCACCCACGACTCCGAGCTCATACCAGCCGTACAGACCACATTCACCTCAACATCCTGATCATGCTGCCCCGGCATTTGACCATCGCCCTGCCACTACGTCGCCTCTTCAGACTGCTCCTTTGGCGTCCCCTCCAGGCGTAGCACAGCAGCAACCGTTGGACCCAGCTCCTCACCACTTCCATTCAACAGCATCTCCAATCCAGCCTGTGAACCCTCCAGATAAAGAGCCCAACCTACCGTCACGGCCATCCAATAGTCTTCCCACGTCTCCTAAACCTCAGCCTGAGCCACAACCGCAGAAACAGTATGGGATCCCAAACGCCGCTCCGGCCAAGCCTGTACCATCGCCTGCGTCTGCACACCTTCCTTCTCCTATGACCCCTTCGTTCCAGCAGGCTTCAGTAGTTGCCCCCTCGCCAGCAACTCCTGCACCAAGTGCAGGTGTACCCTTCTCTCAACCACAATATGCTGCTCATGTCATTGTCCCTAGCTATTCACAGGCATCCACGCCTGGTGCTAGCACGTCTTCACCAGCAGTCTCAAACAATCCTGGATTGCCATTTGCTCAGCCGCAATACGCCGTTCCAGTCCAGACTCATGACTATGGGCCGTGCCAGTCATCTGTAACCGCTTCTACGACTGCTTCACCGGGAGTTTCCAGCCCAGCATACAGCTCGTCTCAATTGTCTCCAGCTCAACCCAACTATGGCGTTCCGCAGCCGATGTATGCACCGACTCCAGCCAGCTCAACGCCAGGCGGCATCAATTCCCCTTTGCCGCAGTCACCTGCTCCTTATCAACAAGCTGCCCATGCAGGTCCTGCGACCCATCAATTGCATACCCAACAGTTAAATACGCAATCATATGTGACCCCGAACCCAGCACAAATCCCACAATCACCGCCTCCTCCATATGCACCCCAAGACACGGGTCCTGGAGTTGGGGCAAACCCTCAAGCACCAAGCAATCATATGATGTACCAACCATCTCCTGTTGGCGCTTACTCCCCTCAACCTCAATATCCTACACAGCCATCTTACGCTCCGACGACAAGTCCTCCCTTACAGGGTCTCCAGCCTCCGGCACTTCCTCCACGGCCTTCGTCTTCACAAGGATTCGCACCATCATCCGGATTTGGTTCTGGTCCAACTGGCTACAACCCATCCAACTATCCGCCGCCACCTCAGACTTATTTCTCGCCCCCTCCCGCTTTGCCCCCACGTCCTGGTCTTGGAAAGTTGGCTGGCGGAGGAGGAAAGATATTTGGAAGCAGCTCCGCGGATAAGTGGCTGAGGAAGACAGGACAAGTGTTAGAAAGCACACTGGCACCGTATTTGCAAGGACAGTCAGGATCGTATCGACCAGGCTCACACGGTCCgcaaggacaacaaggacAACCGGTACAGCAAGCTCCTGGACCCAACCCACACCAAGCACAATATTTCCATGCACCGCACTTAGCACCTCAGTTCAGAGGTGCGCCAGAATCTGGACCACCACAACATGGGCCAGGCGCACCGGGATATTAGTGGGCGTCAAGTTGTGTTCTATCATCGTTCAACCCTTTGGCTCTTCATATGCGAAACCATCTCATGAGAAAGAATTTCGAGAGCCAGgtctatatatatatacacaTTTAGTTCTTTGATAGCACTTTTGAATCAATATTTGTACAGTTATTACCGAGTATTCACCATATTACTATTTTACTACGTCAACAATATATCTAAAGACAAGAGACGCCTTTTATTTCCGCCACGTGGTAGACCAGATATTTCCATAGAAAACACGCTTTGGTCTTGTTATTGGTGGCTCAATGGAAAGACGCAATACTTTTCCAACCATCATTGGCCCTTACCGCTTGACCTCAGATCTGTCCAACAACTCACCGCGAAATCCTCGCGCTTGGCATGTACAGCTGCGCTTTGAAGTTGACATCATCGTGAGTTGACAACTGGCATTACATCATGAGACAGGGAAGTGTTGTTCTCTTTAAAATGTGCTCACTTGACCTATTCTTCTGGCATGAAGAGAATCTAACGTTTGTACATATTCTTCTCCCTTTAGCCACCTGTCATCTGATGTCTTTGATCAGAAATTGACCCAAGCTTCATATGACGGTGAGGAGAGTGCCGGGTTCGAGACCTTCAAGACCCTTCAACCCACTACAATAACTAGCTGGAACTGGTTAGATACCTGCCGGGTCTTTCTAATCACTTGCCGAGTCAGGAAGAATTCCTTGGCGATGCTGGGCTCGTCAGGATATAGAGATAGACTCAGTTTACCGAGTACTGTAGTTTTGATCGCGCACAATAGTCCATGTTTCAAACCTCCAAATTATGTCATAGATGGCGGCAAGGTTAGTAGAAGTTACATAGCTGAAAATTGTCTATGTTAGGCTTTAAAGCCAACTAGGTGACACGGCTGCATGTGGTGTTGAGCTAGACGACCTAGCGGATATGAGTTTGGTCGCGGCCGCTCAGCGATGAATGCATTGTTCCTGCGCCCGTGAAGGGTTTCATGTCGTTGTCGTGTagagccaagaccaagcatgGGTTCAAATTACAGTGCAGAGGAATTGACATCGAGAGAAGAACATGCTGCTACGAGTTGGAAATGTACAGCAAGACACATGGTTAGTGCTCTATAGAGCATTGATTGACGGACGCATGATGCTACTGTAGCTATTTTCAGCTCACAGACAACCATTTCTGCAAGCCATCACAGATCCTTGCATCTCGATGTGACATTTTTGCTGGCGTATCACCTGTCACCTGACAGATGACGGATGGGCGTAGAGCTGTCTACCAAGGGGCGGACGAGACTGGTTACACAACGTTGTTCGTTAATTGGCGGTTGAGACTCGTACTGCTGCAATCAGCCGAGCTTGTTGTAATGTCTGACCCGAAGCTAAGGGATTATTGGATGTGAGCTTTGTAAATGCAGTCATTGTGATTTGGCATATGTAGGTTATCAGCTCTTCTGACATCCTTGATGCCGGAAATCCTGGAAGTTTGAGTTGACAGCTAGATACGCACTATACAACATGTAGCGCTTTGTTAAGAAGGAAGCGTTAATTAAATGCTGGGGATATGAGAATCAAACAAGTCGGTGAGTGGTttttctctgtctctcttcttttccttttaGTCGATGAATGGAGCTGACATGGATACTGCAGAAGTCGGCTCCGAAGCTTAGCGGCGGACCTATATTCAGGGGAAGTACTCTGTAGAAGAAAATATGTCTTACGATATACCATGCCACATGCAGATGGAATGCCTCCGAGATTGGATCGTGTGCAAAGTAACATTTAGAGTTTATTCATTTGTGATCTGAGATATCGCGAAAGGTCGAATTCTTTTCCTGTTCTAGGTGTGTTCTCCATGCTCGGGTGCGCTAAGATCCAAATGGAGGATTCTATACAAGGGATCTGTGCCCGACTAGACTGAGCCGCTAGAAGGATTTTTAGTCTTCGACGGGGACGCCGTTCACCCTTGAACTCAATCAAATTTCTTGGTCCGACCACTTCGCTCCGAGGAGTTTGCTCATCTATTACAGTGAATAATAAGATTCACAACGCTGAGAAGCAAAGTGAAACGAATCTGTGAATAAACCATCAAGATTAACGCCCCGCTTACTTAGCAGCTGAGGTGTtatctcctcttctcttaCCGCCCAGTGACAACTATAGCTCACTTGCTCGCTTGCACCCCTCACCGGGGAGGCTGAGCCGGTGCTGTTCAATTCGTCGTTTTACCTAGGTATCAGGCTTTCAAGGCAGACAATTGAGGCCGGTTGTAATAAGCAAACAAACCTGAATACGCGGGCCAAGGAGATTGGGCAGTGTTGTGATCCCCGGTCAACACTATGGTCTGCAGTTGCAAGTTCCATGGAACAGTCAGTACTATGTGTTTATTCACCCGCTCACTTGTACGTCgtgtatatatatactatGTATACTATGGTGAGATCCTTGTCCTAGCTGATTTACATCCACTTCTAGGGCGTTATGCGCGAGCCTGCTCAAACTGTCTGAGCTTTGCCGTGACTCAACAACCGGAAAACATTCTTTCAACCTCGGGATATCCGTAGTCATGGAAGCGGTAAATCTCGAGAGCTCATGGTGGTCTATGCAAAATTACAAACATGTCGGGCCGCGGAGTGATCGACAGATAATTGTGCCTAGGTCGTCATTACATGGAAGGGCGGACTTGACATCGATGGGCGGTAATAGGTCAAGGCTTGTGGTCACCGTCAATGAATTGGGTGGATGGATAGgcagatggatggatggatgtcgGGATAGTTGTATAGTACAGTACCTAAGCAGAGGCGATTGCAACAGGATTTAATAGTCAACTGAATCGAGACCAAGGTTAGTGTTTGTTGGGCAGCCGATTCTTTTCTCGCTTTAAGTACCTACAAGGGAAAGCTGTCTGTGATTAATAACGGAAAACGTCAGGACCGAGGTCATGCAAGCAACAAACTGCGAGGTAGGTGACTCGACTGATGCATTTGATCCATCATGAAACATCCATTCGAAGCTGTACCTGTACTTGAGTACTACCAATATTTGATCATGCACCCTACTTGACTTCTATCCTAAACTCTTGGCCCTGTTTGTAAATTCGTCTCACCTCCACTGTCTTGCCTGCCAGATTGTTGCCTCATCTCCACTTTAGGCCGCATTCAGATTTATTTCGGCTGCTCTCGATGGTAGGTGAGGCTGCGTAGGGATCTTTTGGGTAGGTGAAGCGCTGTCCGCTTGTCCTATAGGCGCCCAACACCCTGGAAGCGAACCGCTGAACGGCGGCTATCCCAGTGAAGAGCACTCAGCTAAGACAGTGGTTCTAGTGCGTGTCAGGTCCCGTTTACCTACTACCtgagtacctaggtatcCATCGTGTTGGTGCTCACAGGTGCGCGGTTTGTGGGCGGctttttcttgtttgctGGGCTCACCTCCTTCACTTCACGCGCCCTTCAAACAAACTCCTTCCATTGTCGTACCCCTTCTCGAACGCTGGGGCTGGTCTCTCAATCACCTTCTGGTCAGGTATCGCTCTCCCCATTCCCcacttttctctctcattTACTCTTTCCTACCCGCCCCCTTCTGCTTTCCAattcccttttctttcccccTCAGCCTGCCATTTTCTCCCATTCCCTTCTTCCACCCCACGACGCCCTTCCGCCATCCTCCTCCTAACATCTAACTGTCTTGCACCCACTACCATCTCGACGACGGCCTCACAAGTCAACGTCTATCATACTCGCTGAGAACCCGTCTCCTtttctcagcctcgaccCAAATATTCACGCATTTCACCAACATAACTGCCCAGGTTGTTTTCGGGGACCTTGACCGAGTTTTCAGCTCTTCCGACGATCCTCGATTCCCTCTAGCCAACGCTTGTAGCTCTCCAAAGCTCTACTCTACACGCGTTTTGACCGCTCCCAATCCCTCACACTTTACTTGCAGGTACGTATTGACTTAACAACCATTTCGGTTCTCCTGAGTGCATACTTTGCCTTTTTACGATGTGTTTATTTGTTATAACTTTctttgattttgattttgTCTTCGGCTCTCCCGACTCGTTTCTGCGCGGGTTTTTCATATTACTCGTTGGGGCTTGTCAAGCGGCTCGTTCTCACGACCAGTTACGTCGGATTTGCCTTGTGGCGTTGCCCACCGCCCTCGTTAAGCCTGATTCTACCCCGACCCAATTTTGCCCCTCTCACCTTGACGCATCGCCGCCAgttctcttttccttttatCCCCTTCTGTCCATCCACTTTTTATCTGGAGACCAGGCACTGACTTACCTTGTAGCCAGCGTTGGCTCGCAGATCATCACAAACTTTTTACACACTTTTCAGCTTCCATTCCTTCCTAAGGAACGGAATCACCAACTTTCATCATGACGACCATGGTACGTCCACAACTCCCACGATTCTCAAACCAAGCTTCAGCACAAGACAATCCGAGAGAGAACGGTGTCACACTTTTGGCAGTGCGTTCCGGTTTCGGAACGATAGAATATCTATCTGATTATTGTTGTGTTGAGGCTTGGAGTTGTGACAATACGTTTCTGGACTTGACTAATAACAACAAATAGGATCTTCGCGTCGGTAACAAGTACCGTATCGGTCGAAAGATCGGTTCAGGCTCTTTCGGTGATATTTATCTCGGCACCAACATAATCTCTGGAGAGGAGATTGCCATCAAGCTCGAGtccgtcaaggccaagcacCCCCAATTGGAGTATGAGGCCCGTGTCTACAAATCTCTGGCTGGTGGTGTCGGCATTCCTTTTGTTCGCTGGTTCGGTACCGAGTGTGACTACAATGCCATGGTTCTCGATCTCCTCGGTCCCAGTCTGGAggatctcttcaacttctgtAACCGAAAATTCTCCCTCAAGACCGTCCTTCTCCTAGCCGATCAGCTCATCTCGCGTATCGAGTACATCCACGCCAAGTCCTTCATCCATCGAGACATCAAGCCCGATAACTTCCTTATGGGCATTGGCAAGCGTGGCAACCAAGTCAACGTTATCGATTTCGGCCTGGCCAAGAAGTACCGAGACCCCAAGACTCACTTCCACATTCCTTAcagagagaacaagaacctTACCGGAACTGCTCGTTACGCATCTATCAACACTCATTTGGGTGTTGAGCAGTCCCGACGAGACGATATGGAGTCTCTGGGCTACGTCATGCTCTACTTCTGCCGTGGTTCCCTTCCCTGGCAAGGTCTCAAGGCTgctaccaagaagcagaagtaTGATCGCatcatggagaagaagatgaccacCCCTACCGAGGTCCTTTGCCGTGGTTTCCCTAACGAGTTTGCCATCTATCTTAACTATACTCGATCCCTCCGCTTCGATGACAAGCCCGATTACAGCTACCTCCGCAAGATCTTCCGAGATCTCTTCGTTCGTGAGGGCTTCCAGTATGATTACGTTTTCGACTGGACCGTCTACAAGTACCAGAAGAACGCTCAGGCTATTGCCCAAGCCGCTGGTCAGGCCAACCCTGAGGACGACGAGAAGGCTCGTGCCAACCGTACCAACGCCGCCACTGCCGGCCAGTCTGCTGCCAAGCCCAACGCCATTCCCAGCACCCGCCGCAAGATGCTCGAGCGAGGTTCTGGCGCTGGCGTTGACACTCCCGACACCAACCGTGCCATTGGTGGAAGCGACAGGATGTGAGTTATAAGTAAAGCCCAtttttcttgttgttttgtaAGGAatctttttttccttccgTGCGTGTAGTGTGTTTTTGTACCGCTGGCCGAAG includes:
- a CDS encoding casein kinase I isoform epsilon, translated to MVRPQLPRFSNQASAQDNPRENGVTLLADLRVGNKYRIGRKIGSGSFGDIYLGTNIISGEEIAIKLESVKAKHPQLEYEARVYKSLAGGVGIPFVRWFGTECDYNAMVLDLLGPSLEDLFNFCNRKFSLKTVLLLADQLISRIEYIHAKSFIHRDIKPDNFLMGIGKRGNQVNVIDFGLAKKYRDPKTHFHIPYRENKNLTGTARYASINTHLGVEQSRRDDMESLGYVMLYFCRGSLPWQGLKAATKKQKYDRIMEKKMTTPTEVLCRGFPNEFAIYLNYTRSLRFDDKPDYSYLRKIFRDLFVREGFQYDYVFDWTVYKYQKNAQAIAQAAGQANPEDDEKARANRTNAATAGQSAAKPNAIPSTRRKMLERGSGAGVDTPDTNRAIGGSDRIGR